Within the uncultured Methanobrevibacter sp. genome, the region TTACTGGGTCAGTGGTTTGGGCACAGCTGCCATCATATGTATGGGATTTATTTCCAATATAATCTATGCAATTGATAATCTGGGAGAGGGAATCGGCAGGTCTTGCAATGTTCTAATTTCAAATGCATTTGGAGCAAATCAAATTGAAAAGACTGAAAAATATGCTGAACAAGGTCTGCTTTTAATTTTGCTTCTTTCCATCGTTATCCCGTTTGTTACTATCCCATTTGTTGAGCCAATTTGTGTCATGGCAGGCATTTCCGAGTATACTGACATGATATTTGCGTATCTCGCTCCATGTTTGTGTTTTGTCATAACAATCATGATAAACAATTTCTTTTGTGCCGTCTTAGCCAGTGAAGGTGATACTGCAAGGTCATCAATTATAGTTGCGGCAGGAAATATTTTGAATATCATTTTGGATCCGATATTGATTTTCTACTTTAAGATGGGAATGTTGGGAGCGGCCGTTTCAACAGTATTTGGTGGACTATTGTCCATCCTGCTTTTTGTCTACATATATTCAATTAAAAAGGATACTCTTGTGAAGGTTCACCTTAAGGGTTTCAGATTGGATTTGGGGATAATAAGGGAAATTATCGTATTGGCCATTCCTATCATCATAACCAGTGTCATTATAACAGCTTTGGGAATTGTCGTTACCTATTCGCTTCACCTGTATGCCTCACCAATCGCAGTCTCTGCATATATTATCCTCCTTAATGTTCAATCAACAGTATTCTCTCCAATTTAGGGCATAATGAAAGGATTGTGCATTGTAACAGGACATTTAAATGGTGCAAAAAGATTTATAGAACTTAGGTGGACAATTAGAAAAATATTTTCCATGTGCTTCGTGCTTGCTATAGCTATTTCAATTGCACTTGCAGTCTTCCACGGTCCAATAGTGGGCTTATTTTCATCTGAATACGTCATTTTGGAGGAAGTTAAAAATATGCTGCTGTTTACTATATTGTACATGATAACATTTCCAATAATTATGGGATGCAGTTATGTATTTTTAGGTCTTGAAAAAAGTACATATACTCTGATGTTTCTCATATTTAATTTAATAATCATGATAATTTCCATGATTTCATTTAACCACATTTTTGGCCTAAAC harbors:
- a CDS encoding MATE family efflux transporter, translating into MKGLCIVTGHLNGAKRFIELRWTIRKIFSMCFVLAIAISIALAVFHGPIVGLFSSEYVILEEVKNMLLFTILYMITFPIIMGCSYVFLGLEKSTYTLMFLIFNLIIMIISMISFNHIFGLNKSGIFLSIILSNTIEAIVMIAVLKRMLDSKIENSEIENRTSISIGD
- a CDS encoding MATE family efflux transporter gives rise to the protein MSQHVNDIQMHPVKSTIMLGIPIILLFFLDSLYSVADVYWVSGLGTAAIICMGFISNIIYAIDNLGEGIGRSCNVLISNAFGANQIEKTEKYAEQGLLLILLLSIVIPFVTIPFVEPICVMAGISEYTDMIFAYLAPCLCFVITIMINNFFCAVLASEGDTARSSIIVAAGNILNIILDPILIFYFKMGMLGAAVSTVFGGLLSILLFVYIYSIKKDTLVKVHLKGFRLDLGIIREIIVLAIPIIITSVIITALGIVVTYSLHLYASPIAVSAYIILLNVQSTVFSPI